Within Malus domestica chromosome 04, GDT2T_hap1, the genomic segment TGTCTTCTTGAATTTATAATTCtgggttttggttgttgagttcatattttctttgtttcgtTCCCATCAATGAATTGTAAGTGCAGAAAATGGAAGAACCaaaagggaaaaagaagaaagaagacatGCGTACAACTGATTGAATAGCTTGTCTATCACTGTTTGTGTTTTAATATTGTTCTTTTTCATATGTGAActtaggacttggattctctgccctccaatTTCTGTGCCCTCTTCGTGCCCTTctgtttttgtggtcacggttaaaccacgtcaacattttatattattattattttttattttattatttttataaaaaaataatataaaatattaacgtggtttaaccgtgaccacacaaaacaggagggcacggggagggcacctaaatgggaggggagagaatccaagtccgtgaacttaaccacaagaaggGAAAGAAACCCCAAATAGAATTGGATGTAAAGGTTATATTAAATATAATGTACTGGTTATCCAATGTTAATTTTAGAACAACTCTAAATTTGCGTCTTGGTAAATGAGTGCTTATGTTCGAGAGAAACGTATCTACATCTCGGTACATTGTTGTGCATTGAGACAATAGCTGAATGTCTTGTGGGAAATTTAAAACACACGGCATCACGTTATTCATTCAAGATTACAATCTGATTCAGGTGTAGATAAGTCAATCTTTATCTATAGATTTTATACACAGTAAGGGACCCCACTTTGATGTGATTGCTCATGAGATTCTAAGCATAATAACAGCTCCCCAATTTTCCTTTCCCAATTTGGTGTATAATGTTTATTCAGGTGGGAGAAGTGGGAGAGCTATCAGAGATATTTCAGTGGAAAGGAGAGGTGCCAAGAGGACTGCCATACTGGAAAGAGGAAGAGAAGCAACACCTGGGGGAAGAGCTCTCAGATGTGTTGCTCTACCTTGTTAGGCTCTCTGACGTTTGTGGCATTGATCTTGGAAAAGCTGCACTCCGAAAGCTGGAGCTCAATGCCATCAAATACCAAGCCGAGCTTTGCAAGGGTTCCTCCAAAAAGTACACGCAGCTCAATGCAGAAgataatgccattttgtgttgtAGTGATCACGGCGTGTCAGGCACCAAAAACAGCAGTTGTGAACAGTGATATGTACAAATAAAGTCGGTTACAAATTTTTATCAAAACTAGGGCTAGGAGACGGTTAACAGACAATAAGACGTATATAAACTAAAATTGAAGTTACCGGTATGCCTAACGCCGTCTAGTTCTCCTTTTGATTAGAAGTTTGTAATCGGTTCTGAATtcctcttatttttatttttatttatggatTGTGTAGCctttattattgtattttgatGTTGTAAAAAGAATAATTTTGAAGGGCTATTTCTAGCCTTTTTAAGCTACTGTGTTCATTGTTTTTGCATGGTAAAGTCTGATGTGATGGGTTATGGGGGATCAAAAATGTTGGGCTCTGGATTATTGTCTTTGGTGTTTTAATTGttaagattttaatttttatatttttaaacaaaaatttaacaattaaaacacTAAGTATCGAGTATCCGATAAAGTCTATGGGGATATGTTAATGGATTATGGGGGATTAAAAATGCTTGGGCTCTGGAATACAGTCTTCCATGTTTTAAttgttatttcttaatttttgtatttttaaataaagatttaacaattaaaacacTAGGGCATAGCAGGGATGTGGGGAGGCACGGTCTTGTCTTCTGTGTCTGGCATTGTATCAAAGATTTGGTTCCTGTGCCCTTGTGGTTGGGAACAAGGCATTGCTGGCATTCAGTGGGACACCGAATTTGTGCTATATCATGGTCAAGAGTTATTAAGTTTAGCCTTATTGGGTTTGTTTTTTTGAAACTTTATCGAAATGTTCAaagtattgtttattttaacaaaaaattatatttttacactaaaaaatcaattataatACTATCtactttatcatttattttgtctttattgttaaaactcaaaattttcaaatatttttcattagttgtcctttgtttttttcattttgtcaTTGATAGGTTTGGTTTTATATTATTCACTCCTTTTGTACTGTTCACATTGTCCTACGTCATCTTGGGCTTTCGGGTCACAACTTCTTCCATCTAAGAAATATTGCATACGCCCGTGAAATGTCGTTTTGGAGTCTCTGTCAATAATAAAACAGATCGTGTAAATTTCGTTTGCCTATACCTTTATTTTATTGGAATTATTGCATTGCATATATGATATACGAAACTTTTGTGTATTTATCATTTATTATTGAGACTACTGACATTATTGTGTGTATTATGTCGTCAAATATGTTACAcgatataaagaaaaaaaaactaaaacgaaAATAAGAATGTCAAATGggtaaaaattattattttgattgattttttgttttcatttaatAATCATTGAAAGAGAACTTAAAAACTAACCAGCAACTTTTTGTGATTCATTCTTTACAAACTCAACCTCCATTCCTTTGAACTTGGAAATCCTTCACTCAAACCTAACTTTCAAATTTCATGGGATTTAGACAAAGAACAAACAAATGGATTACACAAAGTTAGGAGGAATTAGAAGTGTACCACATGAGCCTTACAAAGGAATATAAGAGGGATTTGCAAATGACCCTCTCACATGCTTTTTGTAATGCACGCGTAGTGCATTTCTGATTCCCCCAATGTAACTTTTTATGATCAATTTCTTCGTCTCTTGGTATAAAACTCCTTGGAATTTGGAAGCACCTCACCCATTTAAAGAAAAACCAATTTACCAAAGAAAAATGGGTTAACCTGGCCTTTTATGTGTACAATAATGACATcataaaataagagaaaaaacCTCTCATTCTTCACAAGTCAGCCTACCTCAAGAACTTTTCTTTTGTATTCAGTTGTATACAACTATATATATGTGTCTCACTCAAAATACGAGCCCTCCATTAGCTTCCTCTCGATGCTTGTCGGCATTTGCTAAATAAATCTTTGTGCTCTTTCCTCAAAATTCTGATCGTCGTAGCTGTACTCTTCCACCGTAGTAGTAGCAATCAAAGAGGTACAACCCAACAAACTTACGTCTCTTCTATCTGATTTATGCCCTACTTCTTTTATATTCTTTCATGCACCATATGAGCAGGTATCAAAGAGGGATTTGTAAATGATAGATTCCGAGTAGGGATTTGTTAACCCTAGCATGTCTTTGTAATACTTATGAAGTTCATTTCTAAATTCTAATCCCTCCTAACTAACTTTGGTGATCGATTCCTTACTAATTTAACCTCAACTCCAAACATAGCCTAAgttattttatataatataaaGGATTGTAATAATAGAGAGAAAGCGATTAAATCATAGAGTAGTCCATTTGTTAAAAGGAGTAGTGATATTCACAAACTCATTTTTTCTGAGTACACTATTTCTATTGTTTTTGTCCCTTGATTctcctttgatttattcatttcCAATGCTAAACATAAAAAGGGAGGAGTGAACgggaagaaaaagagagtgGCAAAACATCGTCTTTGAGAAATACTAAGGGACTCTCTCAAAATGAGACTCTCTATGAACTCTCTGCCAGCTCAAGATTTTGGCaaaatgttttataatattggcAAAAAAATTGACGTCAAACTATGATGTGACAGAGTTCTACTTTTGAGAAAGTTCCTTAGCATTTATCTTTGTCTTTCCATtcacattccaaaaccattgtCGAAGACTATGAAAGTTAACATTGAATTTCTGAAATGCAATTTCAAACGTTTCATCTTCTTTCCCATTAAAAGAAAATATGGTGGAATAATTCGGTGTTATTCAATGGGGGCAAAGCTTTACATTTAAGAGTTATTGTCAATGTGCCCGCATAATACAAGCGGTTAGATACTGAGTATATCGGGTTGATTTTCCGACACATTGAAAATTTCTCAACATTTAAACCAAGAAAATGCAACTCaataaagtaaacaaaaaatgaTTGAAATGATGTATTTAGGAGGTTTAAATAAAGGAACTGATGAATCCAAATAAAAAATGGAGTTTCAACAAAACTCTCGGTACttttcacttttaacgaaaaaccacatttttatctATAACAGTCACTATTcat encodes:
- the LOC103431505 gene encoding uncharacterized protein, which codes for MDGAGVGVAVAEREGVTLQELKKKMAEFSRERDWDQFHSPRNLLLALVGEVGELSEIFQWKGEVPRGLPYWKEEEKQHLGEELSDVLLYLVRLSDVCGIDLGKAALRKLELNAIKYQAELCKGSSKKYTQLNAEDNAILCCSDHGVSGTKNSSCEQ